CTCCTATCAAGCATGTATACACAAGGAGAAGTAAGAAGCAGCAAGTTACTGAAGCAATAAACAAAAGCTCATTGAATAAACTAGATAAAGGAATGGGTCCAGAGAGCAGTAATGCTGCAAGGATTGGGGCTTCAGAAATGGAATGCAAGGTGGAACTGAAGATGGAAGAAATGACTCTAATGGGAGTAAGAAAAATGTCTGAAGAGGTTGGAGAATGCAGGGAGAAGGAAGACAATAGTGTCATTCTACCCGCCACTACAATCAACTCTAAGGAGAAGAAAATATCAAAAGACAGTTCAAAAATTGAGACAGCGCAATTAGTCACTACTGCGCACATAAAGGGTGAGTTAGAATCCCACACATGCATTTAATCctatatttgtaaatttttaaaCAAATTGCATAAGTTTAATTTGGATGGAACATGCGTCAATGTAGTTCACTAATGATTTATAGCTTGTTAAAATCACATGTTTCAAGGCACAACAGCAGACCAAGTTTCAAATTTCAGAAGTGTAAATATATATCTGAATTCTATGTCTTCATTCTACCTCTTTGATAAATTTGCTTTACTGTGCTAAATCTTAAAACACTTTGTATATGTTAGTATTTTAACTCTTGCTAAGATATTTTTTGAAAAGACTGATTTCACTATGATGGGCTTGATATAAGTAATAATGTGGGTATTGCTCAACTGCTTTTAGTGAAAATTAAACTTTGGCAATGTTcttgaataaaattttgtaaaaCACAGTTTCATTTCTTAGAAGTTTGAATTATGTTTTATTATTAGTTATCTTTGCTAATGCTTGGCTCTGCTTTTGAAGGTGTTAGCATGGATCACATTGGACCAGGAAGAGTTCAATTCCATGTAAAACAATATACATCTAAAATTGGCACACAGTATGGAATCCAACATTTTCTGTTCGTCTACTTGCTTTTGCTTATTTGTTTACTCAGTAGACATCAGATTCGTATTCATACTAACTGTCGCATAAGAATATATCTGAACTTTAATTTGTACATGGTGTGATCTAGGGTACCTCAAAATTTTGAGGATAATGTTAGCTATGAAAGTTTCAGTGAGATGGGCCTTCCCGAAAATTTACTCAGGGGGATCTATCAATATGGTAATTCATATATTATCTGTTCTCTTCTTGAGACACCAAAACTAGCAATTATTTCTGAACTGGAAACATTTCTTGGACCCGCTTTTCACTTATCTTCCATTCCTATGCAATTTTGTTTAAGGTCTGAAGACACCTTCCATGGTCCATCAGAGAGGAATTGTCCCATTATGCAAGGGTCTGAGTGTTGTCCATCAATCTTTGTTTGGAACAACTGTGACACTTTGCTGTGGAGTTCTGCATCAGCTTGATTATGCATCTGAAGAATGCCAGGCTTTGATTCTTGTACCAACATACAACTCAGCACAAGAGACTAAGAAAGTTATTGAAGCACTTGGTCGGTtccttggtgttaaagctcatGCTTGTACTGGAGGAACTAGTGCCCGTACAGACCGGCAAATTCTTTCAAGTACAGTTCAGGTCCTCATTGGCACCCCTGGATGCATTCTTGGCATGCTGCAACGGCATTCATTATTGCGTCCAGACCACATTATAATGCTTGTTTTGGATGAAGCAGATGAATTACTCAGAGGAGGTTCGAAAGACCAGGTCAGTTTTTGTTACCAACCAACTCTATTATGCTAATCACAATGGATATACAACTACTATGAACCCATACTAGCTAATAACATAGAATGCATGGTCCAAATATAAGCTATTGCTATAGTCATAATTCAACCTGATGTCCATACTTCATTAACTTATGAATACCCATCTTCTTGCAGATCTATACTATTATTCAGCATCTCCCAATCAAAATTCAGGTCGGCTTGTTCTCTACTGCCCTTTCGAATGAAGCTCTAGAGACTAGCCGCAGGTTCATGGATAAGCCTGTGATAATAATTGTGCCAAGAGATGAAGAGCTGAAGGACATCAGGCAGTACTGTCTCAAAGTTGATAATGAAGAGAAGAAGCTAAGTAAATTTTATGCTCTTTTGAAGATTGTAGAGGTCACAAAAGTGATCATATTTGTGAACACAAAGGATAAGGTCATCTCACTCACAGAAGAAGTTGGCAATCATTACACTGTGTCCGCAAGTCATGATGGCATGGACCAGCGTGCCAGGGACATTGCCATCCAGAAGTTCAAGTCTGGATCATCCACTATTCTCATCGCCACCGATCTTCGAGGCACCAGCACGGGGCAGGTTCCAATTGTCATCAACTATGATATGCCAACCCAACTGATGCAGTACATCCATCGTGTTCAGCAGCAGAATGGACAGCAGCATGGAAGGAGAAGTGTGGTCATTAACTTTGCAACTCCTGGTGATGAGCGCGTCCTCTTCGACATCCAGAAATTTTGCAATAGACAACTGATGGAGCTACCCTCCAACATATGACCACTGGTGGGCTATGGAGCTAGCGCAGAAGCAAAACTGGCCCTTGACGTCTACAAAGGTTCTTGGCTGTAAGGGAGCTTTCATTGTTTAGCCTAAGATCTTGTTGTATGTAACCGTTTCTTGTGATGGGCCAGCCAGACTTTTCCGATTCGCCTAGGGAAAACAAACTAGGCAGTATCTgcgtctcctttttttttttgcgggtagtaTCTGCGTCTCCTTGGGATACTTATGCGAGGTTGTAAAACCTGGAAACTTTCCTATCAACCTGAACCTTGTTCCCTAGGATCGtaacttttttatatatatcatACTGTTCTTTTTACCGGATGTGGTGGTTTAAATTTGTTGCATACTTTGATCTTCTTATATGATCATGGTAGTAgtaatattaattaattaataggTGATGGCACAACATGCAATTAAGAAATGATGATGTAGGTGCCACTGATTAGAGCAAAGTAGCAAACGTACCAGATATATTCAAGTCGTAACATATGTTGCAAGGTAGAAACCAATCCCGGCCCTTGGCTCAAATTGGTGGTAAAACATTTTTTTGATCAGAGGTGGTGATCTCCTTGGCAAAGCGCCGGCTGGATGAGGTTGCTTCGTAGTAGCTGCCGGTAGGTGGaccaaattattattattattactactactactagtagTAGTATAATGCTCATACTTACTACGGGTAATATGATAAATTTATGTAATATTATCAACTTTATGTTCATTCACTTCATGTACAGGTTGTGCTGTGATTGTGCGAGAAATTGATTATCCGTGTTTATAGGGATGATTGATTTGTTCGGGTTTTGATTAGGATTCAGATTGATTTATCCGGACTCCAATTAAGATTGTGATTGATGGACCAAGGAAATATTGATTGCTATAgaaatagtagagatagagTTAGAGATTATTATTATGAGAGGGGACCAAATTGTTAGCAAAGCATTGCTGGCAATTTTTGGCCCAGTAAGTCGAAGGCCCAGGGTTGGTTAGGTGTTTAGGCGGGCCACTCGGAATGGATAAAGGGCCTGACCCGTAGGCCCATTTGAGTTCCTTTAGTCGCTGAACTGTGGGTCCACTCTTTGGTGGCCTGTACATGAAACAAGATGCACGccctaaaaaaaatgaaacaagatGCTGACATCTGACGAGGACGCTGTTACTATTAGAACTCGGGTGAAAGGGCGTGCGGCATGTGCACAAGCGCTTTGCTGTCACGGTGTACAGACAACAGACTAGGGAGAGGAGAGGTTAGGAGACCCGAGTCCCATGCATATCTTCAGTTTATCTTTCACTTTGCTTTCCTTAGCCGTGGCCTCTTCCGAGGTTCTCTCAACAGCGAAGCTCGAAAAGCAACTGTTTCGACTTGCGTGGCGAACAAGGAGGTGGTGATCACTGCGAACGAGGCAAAGGCCCTCTTTCTTTGGGGTATACATTGGCCACGTGGTGGTGACGAGGACGGAATGGTAGTTAGGCTAGTTGTAGTGGAGTTTAATGAGAATTTATAGACATTTAGTTTTGTTGATGTGATAAAATATTTatgagaaaagagaagaaaattttCATAGGACGATATGAGAGCAGTTTCATTCCCATAACACTCATCCGACTCGGttatatagtttttgctctagatAACTGTACAATGAAACTATACATTAAGACTGGTCTTAACAACCCGGATAGTGTAAGGGCAGGGTGGTTTCAATAGCATTAAATGTATTACtatataaattttttagctTTGTGTAGTGGCGGAGCCACCCATCACGCAGGGTTGGGCATATGCCCCAGCTAGCCGCCGGGAACCCCGAcccccaccccctcctcctccggcgagtCCGTAGCCCGGTCCCTAATCCCCGGCCGCTCAGCTCACTCGCCCAGCCGCCAGACGGCCAGAGGCTAGAGCAGACCCCCGCACCGCCGGccatcgccgcgcgccgccgctccttgcCGCCCCCGCCCGTTGGCACCCACCACCGCGCACGGCGCACCGCAGCTCCCTGCTGGCCTCCACCCGCTGGCACagaccaccgcgccgccgcgcaccctgCCGGCCCCCGCCCGCCGGCACCCCGCACCCGCCTGccgcgccccggcggcggcccactGCCGGCCTGTCCCACCTAAAATTTTTGGCTAGGTCCGCCACTGCTTATGTGGCACCATAATAAATAGAAGAGAAAGTGAAGCGAGGAAAAAACTGGGATCTCCTGCAAGATCCAATGTCGACACAAGGACCTATGCTAGACATTGTTAAGTTGTGCATTAGAAGTAAGGTGATGTTTTTGTAATAAATGGAGAACAAATATAATAGGTGGAGAAGGGAGAATAAATTTAATAGGAAATTGTATCAAACATCATGGATTGTATAATGTAGTTTCTAAAGGTGATGTTCTGATGACGTGGCAATATAGATATAGGAGTGTCCTAAAAATCGTAAAGGGCCTTTTGAATCCTCTCATTTTGGAGGAATTGAAATCTACTTAATAAATTAGTCTATATAGTTTGACATCCCACACTTTCCCACCACATTCCAAAATCTAGATAAAAGCTTATTCTAAATTTATAAAAAGGGAGATGGAAATTGATTCTATACACTACCAAAATATGTGTCAATCTCGTAACATCCTTTAACTCACTTTGAACATAGCATATAAATATCTTTCTTATATGGCCaataataatatataaatattatatatatatatataatattagtcTCGTAGATTTGAGCTAATATAGATTTGTGTTGAAGTTATGATTATTAGAATGGAATTCAATTCTAAACTTTCAAACGGCACCTGACAGCGACTCCGGCAGGCGAGGTTAATCAGCAAGATACAAAGACGCCAAAATGGGGGGACCGCCAAGATTAAACTAGCTCGAACAGAtaattttttgtaaaaaaacatTGCATATGCTGGAATTTTTTTACCGTTACACTGAcaccctccactcctcctcgtGACCTCGGCCTCTACGCTACGCCTACGCATGCGGTGATAATCGCACATACCCCCCTACGAGTAAACATAATTCGTGCCCGGGGCCTGGCTAGCTAGGCTAGGATAGGCGGTGCCGATGCGGCGGAGCGTGTCCCGGCCAAGGTTCaccaaaccgtcggtaaccggtccggtttgactggttaccGGTTCCGGTatggtccggtatgaaaccggtcgaaattcaaaatttaaatttgaattcaaaaaaatgaaaaatttccaaaaaatcataaaaatacttcaaggtgcgacgaatctaatggtttcaaattttctcaaaaattcgttcatttagtatggtttgcggcccattaaggcccatcgaGCGGCAGCGTGCATTTAACCTCGTGTCTGAGAAGCAGAACCCTCAGTAGCGCCTCCCTCATCCGTTCCCCCCTCACTGGCTCCTGTCCGCCGGCAGAAATCGCCGCCCGCCACCCGTCACCGGCTAGCCGCGCTCGGAGCTCGGCTAACCGGTCTCCCTCACCGGTAAGCCGCACCGGTAGCGGATCTACCGGTCCCGTCCGGTTAGCCGCCCGAGGAGGCCGGTTTACCGGACTGCAGAGGCGGAAAACCGCCAACTAGCGGCGGTAAGCCGCAGTCAGGTAAGGTTTTTTTCCccctaggatttaggtgtatttagatgttttgttttaggatttaggtgtatgacttaggtatatttagaatttagggaagatttatttgtattacatgattttttgcactatgtaGTAGGTTTTAGCTAGATTTGATTTaggtgtattagatgatttttgaAACTATGACTTAGGTAGGAGtaagaatattagatgatatatttttgttgtgcatgtatgcagatagacaatggcaagcagagatgttgtatgggaacacggtgaaaatctttatcccggatggcgatgtaactattgtcgtacacagaaaggaggaggtggtgcgactagattgaaacaacatttggctgggcgcggggcagaggtgatccattgcaggaatgtgccacctgatgtgcgggacttctttcagcgtgagttggatagggaaaagaaggcaactgctgaccgggcccgagagaggttgagacgggagaaggctgcagcggagggaaactatcccggtgatgaagaagatgaggaggcttaggtgcagcgtgccatggatctatcgagagcggaagcagagttccgacggggggtggaacagggaggaggtgcatatgagcatggagggggtagtggttcgacgagggggaatgttatgcagaggatgtttcgaaggtccacttcgcagagggagagtcctgt
This window of the Panicum virgatum strain AP13 chromosome 1K, P.virgatum_v5, whole genome shotgun sequence genome carries:
- the LOC120652491 gene encoding ATP-dependent RNA helicase drs1-like; its protein translation is MSMQKKAVPEQKLSGQKRCFACNETSHSLDQCSIKYKLVTVAHQFGYATKFPFIMIQPSEEMIEKETFYHHCVLITSNVSNLDPGMVKVELQKLWNLSGGWVLRRECSKSFLASFSSEGDAVSCLKNPNMEAFLNDEKVKLTATRWTEGDHDGSNDLMKQWFLVYGVPRKYRSWVELYQVASAFGVLIDVDEESFKVGDKEPISLKIALTNIDGAPFSYHYVVGWPSRMVMLTVEAKIDSETSSRNTRTVNSAGNHVLDFGDSSDKDHRKELKAAQSTLLEDPACIEQSRLHDGKTKENKITTPAATVNNSKETTIESSKPEGVQSICLNSTRMIEEDRFKGISKPPIKHVYTRRSKKQQVTEAINKSSLNKLDKGMGPESSNAARIGASEMECKVELKMEEMTLMGVRKMSEEVGECREKEDNSVILPATTINSKEKKISKDSSKIETAQLVTTAHIKGVSMDHIGPGRVQFHVKQYTSKIGTQVPQNFEDNVSYESFSEMGLPENLLRGIYQYGLKTPSMVHQRGIVPLCKGLSVVHQSLFGTTVTLCCGVLHQLDYASEECQALILVPTYNSAQETKKVIEALGRFLGVKAHACTGGTSARTDRQILSSTVQVLIGTPGCILGMLQRHSLLRPDHIIMLVLDEADELLRGGSKDQIYTIIQHLPIKIQVGLFSTALSNEALETSRRFMDKPVIIIVPRDEELKDIRQYCLKVDNEEKKLSKFYALLKIVEVTKVIIFVNTKDKVISLTEEVGNHYTVSASHDGMDQRARDIAIQKFKSGSSTILIATDLRGTSTGQVPIVINYDMPTQLMQYIHRVQQQNGQQHGRRSVVINFATPGDERVLFDIQKFCNRQLMELPSNI